From the Colius striatus isolate bColStr4 chromosome 6, bColStr4.1.hap1, whole genome shotgun sequence genome, the window GGAGGTGTTAGCCTGAGCTCTGAACCGTGCCCTGGGAGAGATACCTGGTGTGCTGTGGCTGTATGGGCAGTTTGGGCTCCTCACGTGTACCCCCAGCTGTAACTCCTGGGAGTGGGCAGTGTGGGTGTTTTTCCTTCACTGTGGCAGCTCATTTTACCTTGTGTTgctcttgcttttgcagaaaAGGACTCTCCTCCTGCCATGGGAGTGCCCACGCTGTCCATAGTGGCCTCCACAGCCAGCTCTGTCGCCCTCATTCTGCTCTTAGTTGTGCTCTTTGTTTTGCTGCAGCCCAAGCTGAAGTCATTCCATCACAGCAggtgaggagctggggctgggaggggctCAGAGGCATCCTGTTTCtttgcagcagcaaagcagataACTTGGTTTGGGAGCAGTTTACCCCCtcacttctctgccctggttTTAGCCACCTCAGTGGCACCTCTGCCCCGTGGCCCAGCAGTAGTCTGACGTGGTGGTCTGTGATGCCCAGCTGCAGTCCTCCTTCTAACCTGCCACCTGATGAGTGGTTTCCATGCTCTTTTTCCTTAGCTTTGAAAGTGAGCAGCTCTGATCCCTACTAGCCTGGCTATAGGTCAgcctcctgcctcttcccagccTCAGGCAGTTACCCAAGTGTGTGTCTGGGGATATATATACATAGATATATGCATCTCCCCCAGGCTGCTTATGAGATCCTGTGCACAGAAATCCAGGCACTGCAGCTGGTTTAGATACACACACAAACCTGCCACCCCTCCCTGCTGTGGAAGGAGAGCCCCTcctggcctgggtttgtgggTGGGAGGAGGGACCCAGCCATAAcactgctgctggctgaggtCAACAGTCACTGTGGGTTCTCCCTTGGAAACCAGCTACTGGTACTTCTCCCATAAGAGCAGAGAGgtggctgtgcagcagcagagaggttGGAAGGTGGAGCTTGGAGTCTGCCCTTTTCTGAGCAAGTCCAAGCCACTGGCACAGAAGGATCTCAGGACTGACTCACGAGGTGCCTTGGTGATTCAGAGTGTGACTGTTTCAGACCTGCCAGAGGGgatgtcagcagcagcaaaggtgtCAGAAGAGGCAGTGTGGGGTGGTGCAGAGTAGGGCAGGGCAGTGCAGGCacctgacagcagcagccagagctggctTTTATCTGCCAGCTGCCACGGCAGAGGGCTGCAAGGCAGGGTCTTTGTCTGAGCTACAGAGGCAGGTGAGATGAGAAGCATCACAATGCATCAGGCGCTGTGACTTCCACACCCCTGTGTTGGTGGCATGTcacagcagggctgcctgcCCTTGTTAAACCACCGCTCCAGTTTCTGCTCTCCCCACTGAAGTCAGGGGGAGCGTTAGAGTTGTGCTGGGGGGCAGCGGCATCAATGCTCCACTTACATTCTCCCTGTTCCACTTCTGTTCCCTTGAGGCGAGACCAAGGTGTGTCTGGAGATCAGGTGTCCATCGTGGTGGATGGGGTCCAGGTGGCCCTGCCATCCTACGAGGAAGCTGTGTAcggcagcacaggcagctgccctCCCCCCTCGGACCCGCGGGTGCAGATCGTGCTCTCGGAGGGCGCTGGGCACGGCGCAGCTGCAGAGGTGCAgacgcagcagcagcagcaggaccaaGGGGCTCGAGGGAGCTTTGAGAGAGAAGATGAAGCCCCTGGACACTCTGGACTGTGTGAAGCCAGCGGCTCTCAGCGCTCTGAAACTGTTCTTGTGCATCAGGCTGCTACCTCGTGCTGGGTAGCTGGCGTGGCCAGCAGCAGACCCCTACACAAAGAGGCCCAGGATTCAGAAAGCAGTGACATCCAGAGCCTTTTGTCACTCACTTCCTCCGAGGAATACACAGACGGTACGTGGCTTGGGCAAGGAGCACTGATAAAAGCAGGTTCTGCAGTCGACCACCCAGAATGCAAATGGCCCTGTCAGGAGAGCTTTGGGAAACCTGTCCCAGTCTGTGTCGTGTTTCACAGCTTAGACGTGCAAGCAGCACTTAAAACCTTCTGAAGTACAAGGTGCTCTCAGCCTGGGGCAGTCTgaggctgctgggctctgctggtcACTCTTGATGCCTTAGCCAAGGATGTGCAGAGAATCACCAGCCTGCAGCTGCAGTAAAGCAGCTGTGGCTGTAAAACAAGTCGGTGGGAGCACAAACCTGTTGTGTTGTTTGGGGTGGTTCTTTGGGCTGCTTTTAGCAAGCAGCTTCCTGCCTcagtgcagatgtgctggaacTTTGTGTAGAGGGGCAGGCCTGTTAAACAGTGGGTGCATCTtgccttcagcacctcatccctGCCCTGAAGGAGTGGGCTTacagtgccagggctgctcctgcagagcaCGCTGTGTCTTGTGAAAGAGCTGTAACTGGCTCAGGGCAGAACTTCCCCTTTCTGTGGTGTGAAGCCCTACAGCCATGGCAACAGCACCAGAGCCCCTGCAGTAAGAACAGTTGCAGGGGATTGCTGCTAAGGGGCAGAAGTGGCAGCGTGGCCCGAGGTGAGTGTTAAACCTCGGGTGCATGAAGGGCAGAAATCCAAACGTGAGGCTGAAGCAGTGCCCCCAGTGTGGCAGTCAGAGGATGCTGCCTCAGGACTGTCCTGCTCAGCACTGCCTGGAAGCTTGGGGTGCCCCTCGGGCTTGTTGTACAGAAGCAGATTTGCCCCTTGCAGCGGGAGGCCACAGAACCAGTGCTTGTGGCTCAAagctgaggcagctgcagctgctggaagagGTTGTGTTTCTTCAGGTTAGATAAGGGCAGGTGTGATCCTTGCGTTTCCAACCATCCCTGCCACAGTAAGCAGCGTGTCCTGGGCACTTTGGGGAACTGGAAGGTTGATAAAGGCCACGGGAAAGAAGGGAACTGTCATTCTTGAGGGAAGTTGTTCACCTTTCCCTTAACAGCATTGGTGAGGCTTTACTGGGAATACCCTATCTCTGTGGGACctccagttcaagagagatGTTCTGAGGCTGGACAGGCTCTGTTGGAAGCAAGCCAAGATAGCCAGGGGCTTGTGGGcagcggctgagggagctgggctgccGTAGTGAGGAAGCAGCTGAGGGCCAAGCCAGCAGTTGGCTCCAGTTACCTTACAGGGAGCCGAAAAGGCTCTGGGGCTCTTCCCAGCCAGATGACACGACATGGGGTAATGGCCACAAGCTGGTAACTGGCCAGGTTCAGATTGGGCACTAGGAAACTCTTCTGCACCCGCAGGGCAGTGCAGGACCCGCTGGGCACCCAGAGAGGTGGAGCAGTGTCTGTCCTTGGCGCCTTTGGAGGCTGGAGCTGGTCCCGCTCGTAggggcaggctggagcagagatctGAGATCCCCCCTGCTGTTGTGACGACAGCAGGGCCACTGTAGTATGTCAGGGAGGTGGGGGCCTGCCTTGCTTTCAGCAGTAGTTTTTCTGTGTGCCTTAAACCGCAGAGGTTTGAttcctgccttttttcctctctccaccattcagatattcCCTTGTTGAAGGAAGCGTGAGGCCTGCTGTGGTTGTCCAGCCTTCTCGCTCTTggatttcctcctcctcccctccccctgccttcAGGACAGAAGCACTCTGTGCAGCCTTCCCCCTCCTGGCGAGCTGTGCCCTGGATACCTCTGAGCAGAGAGCTGAAGATCCAAAGGACGATGCCAGGCTGCCTCTGGGCTGCAGCGCTGGCCTCCCCCCCCGTCAGCACCAGGGGCTCAAGGAACTGAGCGGGTTtgagctctgctctctgcttccccagccagctGTTTGACAGcagtctctgcagagctgctcttctctCGTGCCTTTCTCCTCCTCACACCCGCTTGTTGCAGCTTGTCAGCCTCTctagccctgctgctgcccagagcGGGGGCTGGAGGCCCCTCgctccctgggcacagccacaCTCAGTGTATACCCGTGTGTATGTCATGTAGGCTCTTCCTCCAGCACCCTCCCTGCGGTGGGGCAGGCCGGGGGGCAGCTGGGGTGCGATGTGTGACAGCCGCCCTGCGCAgcggcagctcagccccagggcaggaaTGGCCCTGCCCCGTCCCAGGCTGGCCTCTGCAGCAGGCTGCTCCTGAGGGATCACGCtttgcctcctcctccctcctgtgccccctggGTGATGCTCCCTCTCCAGAAGCTGGGGCTGCGCTTGCCCATTAAcccaccctctgggctgtggTCTGGTGCCAGGGCAGCTCCTGGTGTTAGGTTATAGAAGAGCCTTGGGGAGTGGCCAGTGGTTAGCAGGGCCCAGAGAGCTTGGAGGGTGTGACTGGGTTAGCTGTGAGTTAGCCCCTTCGACCCGAGGCATCAGGAGAGGAACCACGTTTGTGGCCTGAGTCAGCTGTGTGTCTCAAAGCCAGTGAAGGTGGTTCTGCACTGAGCCTTAGGGTCCTTTGCTCAGACCTTCAGGTACAGATAACACTTGAGATGTGACCTGGAGGTGGTTCAGGTGTTTGGAAAcatgaagaggaagaaggtgCCTGCAGGCAGTGAATACCTGGGGCCGTGGCTGCAATCCCAAATTCCCTTCCCAGCCACGCTGGGTACCTTGGTGTTGGAGTCCTGGGTGGGCACCCTGCCAGGGGCCAGCCTGTCCTCCTGGCTGCATGCAGCAAGGTCTGCTGGCTTATCCTCACGGGCTTCAGCAGGCCCCTGCAGGGTTTCTAGAGCCCTTTCCTACACAGCTGTGTCTTGGTGCCAGGGCAGGCTGGCTGCGCAGACAGCAGTGCCAGAGGACACCACAGCTTATTCCTCAGCCCAGCTTTCAAAGGCTGCTTTTGCAAGACTGAGTGCAGGGAAAAGCACAGCCCCAAACCAGATATACCTCTGTCCCCACaggtccctgcagcagctcagcacgtgctggctgccctcagcaggGTCAGGCATTGCTCTGGGGGATGACGAGTCCCAAAGGCACTGTGGTGGTTGTGAGGCGCTGCAGCAGGGAGGTGTGGGCTCTGCTCCGTGGGGTTGGCTTCAGCAAGCAGAGCTGGCTCCTTGGGTGCAGGTACCTTGTCAGAAGCATCTTGAAGTAACCAGAGAAGCATTTgccctgtgagaagctgctaaaTCTGTATCTGAGTCGAAGGAGCAAAATGTCATGGCCTTACACATCACGTGGCAATGGACAGGTAAGCAGGGACGCTGcctttgctgctttgcttttgctttgtggtcctcaccatccccatcctcccGCTCCAGGAGCGTTACAGTCACACCTGTATGTGTGGAGTCCCTgtggctcagccctggctcctGGAGATGGGGTCGGTGGCAGTGCCCACCCCTGTaccctctgctcccctccacGAGTGGCTggtcagccccagggctgtgcctggggtgGCAGAAGctgctcttccctgtcctgGGATGTTCATTCACTTAAAACCAGGGTGTGTGAAACTTCCTTCCCCGTTGCTCATGTTTGCCTTGCAGTGCCACGAGGGTCTGCTACATCCCCTCGGGGTGGTTTGGGTTGAGCCTGGCTGGTGGTGCTGTACAGCAGGGTGCCTCAGGCACTGCAGAGGGCAAATGCTGTTGGCAGGTCTGGCGTTGAGAAAACAAGCACAGGAGTGGTTGTATCTAACTCCTGCCTCAGAAAAGGCCTGAGCTTGAGCAAATTGTCCTGTTCTCTGGTTGATCAGGGCATATAGCAGGGGGCCAGCTGAGTGCAGTGGCCAGGCAGTGTGGCTCCTTTCCTGCTGTCTCACAGGCTCTGAGCAGGAGGACGTGCTTTCTATGCACTTAAGGTCCTTTCTACTTCAACTGACCCTCAGCAGTCAAGGTGTAGAAGTTGGGTCCATGCTGTGTCCTGCACAGCACGTTCCTTTTAACTGGGTGTTAGCGCTGGGTTGGTGAGAGAGgtctctgctgtgctgcctggtGACCCCAGCTGATGCTCCCAGAAGAGCCTGTTCCTGCAGCAACACCCCTGGGAACAGGACCCCTGCAAGCCACAAGGCAGAGAGCAGCCTGAGGGCATCACCTTCCTCTTGCCCACATCCTCAGCTTCAGAGGCAGAGCTTTAGGGAGAACTCAGTTTCCCAGCCCCGTCTTTACTGATGGGGGgcaagggctgaggctgaggggtgTCCCCTGTGGGAGGCTCCTGGTGTGGTGTGTGGGCAGCTCAGGGGCTCAGCCTTGCAACAGCTCACACactaaatgatcttttgaatgtttgggttggattttttcccccctgatgGGGCCACAGCCtctttgtttgggttttttcctcaccTGTGTCTGGCTGAAGAGTTCAGAGGAAGGTGTGTTTACTTCCTTAACCCTCCCAGGTGCCATCCTCATCTCATGCCCTGCCGTAGGTGCCAGATCCCGGGACGCTCGGGAACGTTCAAGTGACTTAATTCCAGTGGAAAACTAGAAACAGCACTTAATTCACAGCTTTCTGTTACCTTTGGAGCCTGGTGGCTTACAGATGAAAAAAGACAGGGCATTTCAGTAATCCAGAGTATTAATGTGCAATAGAATAACCTCCTTGTTCCCTTTGATCACCGTGCAGCCCACTGCAGGGGTTGCAGCCTGAGCGCGGCAGAGGTGGGCGAGAGGAGCAGCGGGTGAGGCTGACAGCAGCCACGGGCAGGTCAGAGCTCAGCTGGGACTGTGTCAGAGCCTCCTGCTGGGAGATGGGCTTGTGCAGCCTGGGTCTCAGGAGCTTGTGCCTCCCCATGTGCAGGAAAGGTCCAAAAGAGGTCTGGAGGAGAGAGGTGCTGCAGGGTGTGAGCCCGTGGGGCTGCTGCCGAGTTAAAACTTGCTGAGTCTGTGAGGGAGAAGAACTGAAAGCATTGTAatccccagcacccagggagCTTGCTGTGTAGAACAACATTTACTCAGCTGCATGCTGCTGGTTCATCCCTTGGCTGTCACCCCTGAGGCTTCTCCTTGGCCTTTCTGATGTGGTGAAGTGTAATGCACCTGGAGCCTTTACTTGGCCTTTCAGCACCTGGCAAGTGGAGTGTTGGGGAGAGACGTGTTTTGGGAGGGATGTCTGCAGAGGACTTGGGTCAGGGCTGAGGAGTGGGGCCGAGGGAGCAACTGGAAATGGCCTGGAAGTTGTTTGCAGCTCAAAGGAAGGCAAGGAGCGGTGTGTAAGGAAGAGCTGTGGCTGAAAGCAGAGGTGTGCTGCAGGCTGAGGAGCTGACCCATGCCCGGCCCGGCTGTGAGGAAGCTTGTGCTTTGCTGGGATGGTTTAGCAGACACCAGCAGGCTTGCTGTGTCAAAAGCATCTTCACCTGCAGCTGGTGGGACACACTGAGATTTCCCTGCTGACCTTTGTAGGGCGTCTTTGCAAACCCCGATTTCCCTGTTCTCGTAGTTGTCTAAAAACAGATGCGGCCTCTGCCTTATGATCCCGTGCAGGTAACTGATGGAATCCCCCCTTCCTGGGCTCTGCATAGAAAGGCAATAAATGCCATCCACTTTGCACATCCTgcctctccccctcctcaccctgcAGCCCTTACCTGGGAGCTGCAGGCCGGGCGTGCCCTGTGTGAGCCCCTGGTTTGCAGCAGAGCTCCCCAGCAGCCGTGTGCTTGCCGCGACCCGCCGCAGGCACACAGCGCTTCCCCAGCCCAGGCTCCGTTTTGAGGTGTATTTTTCTACAGCAAAGAagcctttttttgttgtgtttccCCCAGCCCTTcacccccctcctcctgcccttccACAGCAGGACAGAGCACGGCACTTGCACCCTGCCCCTGGGGCTCAGCGCTGCTTGCAGGGGACGCGCCGTCTGCCGTCCTCACGCTGcgcctctgctcctgccctccaGGCCAGAGGCAGGGCCCTGGTGCAGGATCAGCCTTTCTGGCCCTGCTCTCCAGCCTTGCCTCCTTccccaggggcagggaggggaggtgTGTGCGGAGCGAGGCACGGGCAGGCTGCGGGGGAGCCCGGCGGCCCCTGTGCAttcccctctctctcctctctgtgtTCCCTCTGAGCTGCACCACTGGGGTGATGTGCAGGGTGGGACTCCCTGTGTGCGTGGGAATCCAAAGCCAGAGCGTAACGGGTGCTGCTGAGGGCTTGCTCTGCTTTGGTGTGTGTCCTGGTGTCCTGGGCACCGCCGGGGGGTGAAGACGGGGTTTTAATATTTGTACAAAGTTTAATTTAATTGTTCTATGTATATAACTgcatttctaaattaaaaaggaaacatttcttttgaagTGAAGTCCCAGTGTCTCGTGTGGGTTTTCTCTGAGCTGCTGGGACGCCTGGCACGGCGCTGGTGAGCACGCTGCGCTTGCGGTGCCATGCCTGTGGAGGTGAGGATGAAGCTGAGGCGGctcggaggaggaggaggtgcagAGCTGGTGTGGCTGCACAAGGGTCAGCTCTTTCCAGAAACACCCTCAGAGGCAGAGCCCCCAGGGAGATTAAACCCTCCTTGCTTTGTTGCTTAGATGGTAAGGAAGCCTGGTGACAGGGTATGGGTGGGAAACCAACTGCTCTGGAGTGAGGACTGTATGAAAGGCCAAGAACGGGGTCTTGAGGGTGTAATTCCTCAGGTGGATTCCTCACTAGCAAAACACACTGTCATCTGCACTCCAGGGGGCTTTGGAGGGGATGGGGTTGAGAAGGAGCAGGCACACAGCTGTCAGGGCTCCTAAGCCACAGCAGACCCTCCAGGTGACAAAATCTGCAATGGAAAAGGTGCCTTTGGTCTCCAAACAGCAGCCTCGGTGCTCAGGagggcagtgccagcagccagtGCTCAGGAGGGCTCTGCATGGGCATCTGCAGGGGCTCACAGGCCCACCCTAAACACTCCCCTGCCTTGGGACACAAGCTCCCTGGCAGCAGACTTGGTGGCAGCACTcgctttgggtttgtttttattacTTGTTGGGCAAAGCCCTGGCgctttcttcagtgtgagggtgtgGAAATTGTCTGTGGGATGTAACAACGTGGAGATCTCTGTGGCTGCTCCAGGGCACCAGGGCTAGCTCCCTGGAGGTCACAGACCTAGTTGCTTTCCTTGCCAGAGCAGTGTGCCATCGTTGTCTCACAGGGGAGGAAACAACTCCTCCAGACACGATGCCCTTCTGGGCAGCTGGTGCTGTTTCCTCTGGCATTTTCAAGCACAGCAAACAGGagagtttgggggttttttaatgtctgaaGCCCACgatatttttcttactttattAGGTTCCATAACcttaaagaaaaaggttctttcCAGCTTGTGTGTGTCTCATTTTCAGTGTGGTGAGGAGGGTGTTAGTGCTTGAGGGGGACTCCCACCCTCCCCTGCTCCTCAAAGAAAGCTTGCCTTGTTTCAAGCCTTTTCCCTCTGCCTGTCTCCACAGCAGATATTAGGGACATGGGAGTCTGGTGTTCATTATAAGCTCCCAGCAGGGTAAGATCAATGAAACTCTAAACAAAGCAGCTGTAGGGCAGGATGCCTGGTGGCTGCTGGAAGCTGAAAGCACGTGTGAGCGTTGGCGAGGCCCTGTCGTTGTctgccctcctgcagctccctggtgCTGTCTCGTGGCTGACGCTTCGGTCACACAGGGCACGTCCTGACTGAACTCTGGCCTgtgtccctccctgcctgctgagGATGGAGCCTGGAGCACGAGGGTGGTTCAACCACAAAGATGCCGTTTGCTCTGCTTTGGGCTTGGAAATAACCAGGTAAAACGGAGAAGCTTCAACATCACCTTTAAACAGAGTGAAATGGAGACAAAatggctttctttttaaagatgttcTTTCCTAGCTCTGGTAGGAGCCCCAGCCCAGACCTGAAGCAGGAGCAGGTGAGCTGCTGGTGTGAGTGGCAGAGCCCCACGTGCCCCTGCGCACACGGACGGCTCGAGGCGCGTCACACACCGAGCGTTTTCCCCAggtgccccctcccctgccGCCGCCAGCGCCTCGTGTCTGTGGCTGCATCAGCCACACAGCTGAGCTCGGGTCACACAcagcctttttccccccctccagACAAGGAGTCCATTTTGCAGCCGGGAGCAGCAGAGGTTTGGTCAGGCCAGCCTGGCCACAGGAGTTCAGCTCTGGCCGTGAAACAAGCCGCTGTGCTGCCAGGAGGGTCCCTGTGCCCAGCGGATGGGAAGGAGGGGCGGGAGGCACGCTGGGGAGCAGCCACGAGTCAGCCTCATGGCAGTCACCGTTTCCATCAGCTGTACTGCAGTTCAGCCTGAGGGCAGGGAAACAGAGGAAAGGCCGTGCAAGAGCGATGGAATGATCAGAGGCCAGAGGGATTTACAAGGAAGGATGAAAAGGGATGAGTGTGCGTGTGAGCTGAGCAGGGacagccaggccaggctggtATTGCCACCTCAGGGAGTCTTTAGCCAGCTTCAAGGGCTTGTAACCCAAGGTGACAGGAGGAGTTGTGAAAGGCAAATATGGggtaaacagaacaaaaccctGCTCCTTGTGAGGCCATTTGTTAAGCTGGTTTCCCCCAGGGGGTGGCAGAAGCTCAGGCTCTGTGTGCTGAGGAGGGGATGTGCCTCCCTGTGCTCTAGGaaaggcaggagctggtggTGAGGAGACAGGGCAAGCACTGACACAGGACCTGTCTTCCAGTTTTCTGCCTGCCAGAAGCAGTGGCCCATGCCTGGTGCCTGTCTGACATGCCATCCCACGCTCCAGCAACAGGAGAAAGCTCTCCTGCTGAGGGGTGTGTGTGGGCTGGGGATGTTGGAGGGCTGTGTAGGGGATCAGCCCCCTGAAGCTGATGTGGCTTCCCTCAGTGCACTGCATGGCTCAGGGGCTGTGTGAGAGACGCTTGGGCTGTGTTGGAGCCGCAGAAATGGCACCAAATGGAAAAGGAGGTCAGCATCGTTGTGTCCTTTGCTGCTGGCAGACGCAGGGTCGGGACGTGGTGGTGGCCAAACCCTTCACTGCAGAGCTGTAGGTGCAGTGTGTGCTTCTGAGTGCTCTGGGGGAAGGACAAGTGCAGGATGTGCCTGTTCCCCAAAGTGTTTCATCTAAAACAAAAGTGCAATTTAAACAGTAGGCTTTGTGGCCCTTGTGCTGGTGGAGAAAGCCCAAGGAGCATCTGAACAAAGAATCTGTTGTGTCCAAAGGGGCATCCTGAGCTCAGTGctgacagagcagcagagccaCTGCTCCAAGTGCCAGGCTGGGAAGGCAGCTGCGCTGTGGGCATTTCCTTCTGGGAGATGGCCCCAGTTGCTGTGCCaggccagcagcagctttggagCTGTGGGAGGAGACGGGGACggattcagcagcagcagccagacacCAGCGCTCCCGGCCTCAGCCTCTGCAGCGTCCCAACAACCCCCTCCCTGTGCCTTTGCTTtcagagctggagcaggagagccctgctcctccctggcTCTGCAAGGAGAAGCTGTGCTCAGCGagcccagggcagt encodes:
- the SUSD6 gene encoding sushi domain-containing protein 6, producing MCHGMVAPKSSTGPSLALTSRGLFLLLVIFGTFVLEAQASGWLSKSKGAAYCPQPPQPENGDYKCHPSPCNNPLTSGSVIEYQCMEGYMLKGDYKYLTCKNGEWNPAMEVSCRLSPEKDSPPAMGVPTLSIVASTASSVALILLLVVLFVLLQPKLKSFHHSRRDQGVSGDQVSIVVDGVQVALPSYEEAVYGSTGSCPPPSDPRVQIVLSEGAGHGAAAEVQTQQQQQDQGARGSFEREDEAPGHSGLCEASGSQRSETVLVHQAATSCWVAGVASSRPLHKEAQDSESSDIQSLLSLTSSEEYTDDIPLLKEA